The Kluyveromyces lactis strain NRRL Y-1140 chromosome B complete sequence genome contains a region encoding:
- the ICS2 gene encoding Ics2p (conserved hypothetical protein), which translates to MTQEFGNPRTAELFLNNYEMNFDDEGDRSKFLTGNSVSPRSLSKAHFPRRHMIKGSPAQHTLLQSSSENVLRPAIKLGNNNTAAIRMRNFSFPNDMQSDNDTASEQELRRPSSLTNLSQGKPTSRSSQQSVYTSPTSYSTSAASSPRRSTKSGNNSSFSFPANYSSMFKGYNGMAPEAVGDHIQRENESENLFNQLRNYKISSENNSVSFDDDADSDRFKSAFLAHSRKSSIDSPTMQLRDFKKRRPSSLISGSSLTSNPVSVTQLSPRSTFHKRATAMTDSQEMVSVDDFTPKGRQSDTDIHDPDSGDYLDDKRPTQSLRTLSLDDGSSETISKHSLVPSPKLTIENTKEQMRRNSNGHFENFHQFAKLNGLDRYNSVFANLPETGDNVSNSVINLDFVNDFRLQKPPRTKKYRPHFEQRLSTAISEETSSAESSPSRDDEMMTLIDFLKAE; encoded by the coding sequence atgaCTCAAGAATTTGGTAACCCTCGTACTGCCGAGTTGTTTCTCAACAATTATGAGATgaattttgatgatgaaggtGACAGATCAAAATTTCTTACGGGGAATTCTGTGTCGCCACGatcattatcaaaagcACATTTCCCGAGAAGGCACATGATCAAGGGATCGCCAGCACAACACACCCTGCTACAAAGCAGTTCTGAAAACGTTCTTCGACCTGCAATCAAGTTGggaaataataatactgCAGCTATAAGAATGAGGAACTTTAGTTTCCCAAACGATATGCAATCGGATAACGATACTGCTAGCGAACAGGAATTAAGACGACCTTCTTCGTTGACTAATTTAAGTCAAGGGAAACCTACCTCTAGAAGTTCACAGCAGAGTGTTTATACTTCGCCGACTTCCTACTCTACGTCAGCTGCCTCTtctccaagaagaagtactAAGTCAGGTAACAATTCAAGCTTCTCATTCCCGGCAAACTATTCGTCAATGTTCAAAGGATACAATGGTATGGCTCCAGAAGCTGTGGGTGATCATATCCAACGTGAGAATGAGAGTGAGAATCTATTCAATCAGTTACGAAACTACAAGATTAGCTCGGAAAATAATTCAGTAAGTTTCGATGACGATGCCGACTCCGACAGGTTCAAGTCTGCATTTCTGGCCCACAGCAGGAAATCAAGTATTGATTCTCCAACTATGCAGTTACGAGACTTCAAAAAGCGTCGTCCTTCATCTCTGATTTCAGGATCTTCGCTTACTTCTAACCCCGTAAGTGTAACCCAATTATCGCCCAGATCAACTTTTCATAAAAGAGCAACCGCAATGACTGATTCACAGGAAATGGTTTCAGTTGATGATTTTACTCCAAAAGGAAGGCAATCTGATACGGATATCCATGATCCAGATTCAGGAGATTATCTAGATGATAAGAGACCTACACAATCCCTAAGAACCCTGTCTTTGGATGATGGTTCTTCAGAGACAATCAGCAAGCATTCGTTAGTTCCTTCGCCAAAATTGACAATAGAAAACACTAAAGAACAGATGCGTAGAAATTCAAATGGACATTTTGAGAATTTCCATCAATTCGCAAAGCTGAATGGATTAGATAGATATAATTCAGTTTTTGCCAACTTACCTGAAACTGGTGACAATGTTTCAAACTCAGTAATAAATTTGGATTTCGTGAACGATTTCAGACTCCAAAAACCCCcaagaaccaaaaaatACAGACCACATTTCGAACAAAGACTCTCAACTGCTATTTCAGAAGAAACAAGCAGCGCAGAATCATCTCCCTCGagagatgatgaaatgatGACATTGATAGATTTCTTAAAAGCCGAGTAA
- the AMN1 gene encoding Amn1p (weakly similar to uniprot|P38285 Saccharomyces cerevisiae YBR158W AMN1 Involved in daughter cell separation and Chromosome STability Chromosome STability), whose product MSCVSSISSKRSRCEGFDDDFIHTPLKKCSKGYHEWSLSITTPATTPTGKLDYKRKTKSLDDDLISSPVKFGTDANVLNAEFQELSLQKLLVSLSTSDDSKSNPIFHIPELLHRIFNFLDHESLYRCSKVNPVWAAVASSIINKDLVIQQSSISGDLKIVELDQKVHPKSLTFYKLKQHRNFIENQLPRIRFTRLNSLNFYISPVLPAIFDDVTISNNLTKLTIAGNKKINDEELISLILGLPNLIDLDLRACSQISDISIVSIVTHCPKLQSINLGRHENSHLITDLSIMALSELEHLTTVGFSGCDKISDVSIWQLYSKHSTTLVRLSINGCTQISDSSISDIVAKHGFPNLKVLDIRNCQLVRFKNLIQYRDWRHKYLMKPIHIHISDSMKKEFELQEQQLYKEFRTRIVNDLNRWVNEAT is encoded by the coding sequence ATGTCTTGCGTCTCCAGTATTAGTTCCAAGAGATCAAGGTGTGAAGGCTTTGACGATGATTTCATTCATACTCCGTTGAAAAAATGCAGTAAAGGATACCACGAATGGTCTCTATCAATTACTACTCCTGCCACTACACCTACAGGGAAACTAGATTACAAGAGAAAGACCAAGTCATTGGACGATGACTTAATCAGTTCGCCTGTCAAATTCGGAACAGACGCAAACGTACTGAATGCagaatttcaagaactgTCATTGCAGAAACTCTTGGTGTCATTATCCACATCAgatgattcaaaatctAACCCAATTTTCCACATTCCAGAACTGTTACATCGGATCTTTAATTTCCTAGACCATGAGTCCCTTTACCGTTGTTCCAAAGTCAATCCGGTATGGGCTGCTGTTGCATCAAGCATCATTAATAAGGATTTGGTGATTCAACAATCTTCTATCTCCGGCGATTTGAAGATTGTTGAATTGGACCAGAAAGTACATCCAAAGAGTCTAACTTTCTACAAGCTTAAACAGCATAGAAACTTTATCGAAAATCAATTGCCCCGTATCAGGTTTACAAGACTCAATTCCCTTAACTTTTACATCAGTCCCGTCTTACCAGCGATCTTCGATGACGTTACCATTTCAAACAACTTAACGAAACTAACGATAGCTGGcaacaagaaaatcaatgaCGAAGAGTTAATCTCACTGATTTTGGGGCTGCCGaatttgatagatttagACCTACGTGCATGTTCTCAGATCAGTGACATTTCCATCGTTTCTATCGTAACGCACTGTCCCAAACTACAAAGTATAAACTTGGGGCGTCATGAAAACTCGCATTTGATTACTGATCTTTCAATCATGGCACTATCTGAGTTAGAACATCTTACTACGGTCGGTTTCTCAGGATGCGACAAGATCTCTGACGTATCAATATGGCAACTGTACAGCAAACATTCAACAACGCTGGTTCGATTGTCAATAAATGGCTGCACACAAATATCAGATAGTAGCATTAGCGATATCGTTGCCAAGCATGGATTTCCAAATCTGAAAGTCTTAGATATCCGGAACTGTCAACTGGTTCGTTTCAAAAACTTAATCCAATACCGTGACTGGAGACACAAATATCTGATGAAACCGATACATATCCATATCAGTGattcgatgaagaaagaattcgaATTGCAAGAACAGCAGCTATACAAGGAATTCAGAACTCGGATCGTCAACGATCTAAATAGATGGGTCAACGAAGCGACCTga
- the LEE1 gene encoding Lee1p (some similarities with uniprot|Q06701 Saccharomyces cerevisiae YPL054W LEE1 Protein of unknown function), translating to MKKHPTTGSCSRQDSGRSRNNHNRSHSHKNNSAAAAGINNNSRNRSAPNSGINIECASSEQGFTPQQQKAIIQHLLITKNSAPKKDYSHVPCKFFVQGNCQAGDSCPFSHDLNNSTSEQVCKYFQKGNCKFGMKCANAHISSNGTRVNPRRSSLPNSSSGKNNFTLTTRVPDVISNVNYRNQLAAEQQAHQQQSSLQPQYSTPLSNPVSSFMWTPENTSPIAYNNYTVTNTVPMSEPNFNSAELSVPSMFAYHYENPSSSQSSHFSRRNQEFPVADGYSMHELQLEETLLPNELSDLLTPNEFKRRESFKMSMMGNKPLSASNSSSSMSTEPRLSYSSSSSASDNAWRSLSSSNLNQNLDYWRNLEQVENNLNRFKLDEQDEDQFNDYRILHGPTVPQIKLTANGNNISVHEPNDSNDTQFSFDDLHGGIY from the coding sequence ATGAAGAAACATCCTACTACAGGATCTTGCTCCCGGCAAGATTCTGGTAGATCCAGAAATAATCATAATCGTAGCCATTCTCATAAGAACAAttctgctgctgctgctggGATCAACAATAATAGTAGAAACAGATCTGCTCCGAATTCTGGAATTAATATCGAATGTGCAAGTTCTGAACAGGGTTTTACTcctcaacaacaaaagGCCATCATTCAGCACTTGTTGATCACTAAGAATTCTGCTCCCAAGAAAGATTATTCACACGTCCCATGCAAGTTTTTCGTGCAAGGAAATTGTCAAGCGGGAGATTCCTGTCCCTTCTCTCAcgatttgaacaattctACGAGTGAACAAGTATGTAAGTATTTTCAGAAAGGGAATTGCAAGTTTGGAATGAAATGTGCTAACGCAcatatttcttccaatgGCACAAGAGTTAATCCAAGAAGATCATCCTTGCCAAATTCTTCGTCTGGTAAGAATAATTTCACTTTGACAACTCGGGTACCAGATGTCATTTCGAATGTCAATTACAGGAATCAGCTTGCTGCAGAGCAACAAGCGCACCAACAGCAATCGTCGTTACAACCACAGTACTCAACGCCGCTTTCGAATCCTGTCTCCTCCTTCATGTGGACACCGGAGAACACTTCTCCGATTGCTTACAATAACTACACAGTTACTAATACTGTTCCAATGTCAGAAcccaatttcaattctgcCGAATTAAGCGTACCTTCAATGTTTGCTTACCACTATGAAAACCCATCTAGCTCTCAAAGTAgtcatttttcaagaagaaatcaagaatTCCCTGTTGCAGACGGGTATTCTATGCACGAACttcaattggaagagaCGCTTTTGCCCAATGAATTATCTGATTTATTGACACCAAATGAATTCAAACGCAGAGAATCTTTTAAAATGTCCATGATGGGTAATAAGCCATTGTCTGCTTCGAATTCTTCGTCCTCAATGAGTACTGAACCAAGGTTATCTTattcctcttcatcttctgcaTCTGATAATGCTTGGAGATCTTTATCCAGTTCAAacttgaatcaaaatttgGATTATTGGCGTAATTTGGAGCAGGTAGAAAATAATCTAAACAGATTCAAACTAgatgaacaagatgaagatCAATTCAACGATTACCGTATTCTTCATGGTCCAACTGTCCCACAGATTAAATTGACTGCTAATGGTAATAACATTTCAGTCCATGAGCCCAATGATTCAAACGATACCCAGTTTTCATTTGATGATTTACACGGTGGTATCTATTGA